The Plasmodium berghei ANKA genome assembly, chromosome: 8 genome has a segment encoding these proteins:
- a CDS encoding DNA mismatch repair protein MSH2 yields MENDTKLLVSLISELRNNIRYVGICIYNSTTNEFSLSEYIENDHFTTLESILIQTDPDSLIYLPCNNILDNKRIKLICNLCEIKLCELNKDIFQIMSIETDLEKLIKVNDDVKNYVSFLNLTLACKALSSIIKYLNLLNEDSAINKCTLKWYNISKYVKLDKAAICSLNINTYISKEQKNGIGGSQQMLSQSHGGNTMTLYKFLNKCKTKIGERKLLKWIMHPIRDEKKINQRLDMVEIMNDDQALRSMIQADYLRKVCDLDLIIKKLKIANNIIKNSNMSDNHGAIQNRSLGNSNNKCTIEDLVKLYDTVVASKNIYHALDEYNNGTQKKNNKKTLEENFIIPLKSIIISLTSFLKLIELTVDFDQIIKNQFLISPNFDDNLMALSKEKEEIYKQILHHRAEVEEDINYLKKGDKQSKNNKNISSNNSGMKEDVKLIDCNTNVFLFRAVKKDIIFIQQRKKTYNQVRVNKNEILFNTNKLRDLCKQYQYVLHSYNTSQEQLANKAIEVASSYWEPFNKLSKIISQIDIFCSFAYVISQCISTYVRPIVEQHGKILEIKNSRHPLVEANYLQTKNFIPNDIHMDKENNRLNIITGPNMGGKSTYIRQIAIISLMAHIGCFVPSTYAKIPIFSQIMCRIGSSDIQLKGISTFFSEMIEVSAIIKNADSDTLVIIDELGRGTSTYEGFGISWSVANYLLNNIKCLCLFATHFHEISNLEDEHTAVSNNHVSAKIDEAKKKISFLYEIKKGFADKSYGVHVAQIAKLPQKVIDKSFEKSKELESIENKHYFKNKLKSNNDNNSSEYDQAKTEIHNKCEACLKEVFKASNEQEFISLFKKNKDFLVELFENDNFSSL; encoded by the coding sequence ATGGAAAATGACACTAAATTGTTGGTTAGTTTAATATCGGAACTTCGAAATAACATTAGATATGTAGGAATATGCATTTATAATAGCACAACGAACGAATTTTCGCTATCtgaatatatagaaaatgatCATTTTACTACTCTAGAATCAATATTAATTCAAACAGACCCTGATTcactaatatatttaccatgtaataatatattagataataaaagaataaaattaatttgcAATTTATGTGAAATAAAGCTATGcgaattaaataaagacATTTTCCAAATTATGTCTATTGAAACAGATTtggaaaaattaataaaagtaaatgacgatgtaaaaaattatgtatcttttttaaatttaacaCTAGCATGCAAAGCATTATCTagtattataaaatatttaaatttactAAATGAAGATAGtgcaataaataaatgtacaTTAAAATGGTATAATATTAgtaaatatgtaaaattaGATAAAGCAGCTATTTGctcattaaatataaatacgtatatatcaaaagaacaaaaaaatggtaTAGGGGGATCTCAACAAATGCTTTCACAAAGCCATGGTGGAAATACTATGACCttgtataaatttttaaataagtgtaaaacaaaaattggGGAGAggaaattattaaaatggaTAATGCATCCAATAAgggatgaaaaaaaaatcaatcAAAGATTAGATATGGTTGAAATAATGAATGATGATCAAGCTTTGCGATCCATGATTCAAGCAGATTATCTTAGAAAAGTTTGTGATTTAGATTTgatcattaaaaaattaaaaattgccaacaatattataaaaaatagtaatatgTCTGATAATCACGGAGCTATACAAAATAGGTCGCTTGGAAattctaataataaatgcACCATTGAAGATTTGGTAAAATTGTATGACACAGTTGTGGCAtccaaaaatatttatcatgCATTggatgaatataataatggtacacagaaaaaaaataacaaaaaaactTTGGAGGAGAATTTTATAATCCCATTAAAATCTATAATTATTAGCTTAACTTCATTCCTAAAATTAATAGAATTAACTGTAGACTTCgatcaaataataaaaaatcaatttttaatttctcCAAATTTTGATGACAATTTAATGGCCCTGTCgaaagaaaaagaagaaattTATAAACAGATATTACATCATAGGGCGGAAGTAGAAGAAGATATTAATTATCTAAAAAAAGGAGATAAACAATcgaaaaataacaaaaatattagttCTAATAATAGTGGGATGAAAGAAGATGTCAAGTTGATAGATTGTAATActaatgtatttttatttagagctgttaaaaaagatataatatttatacagcaaagaaaaaaaacatacaATCAGGTTAgagtaaataaaaatgaaatattattcaatACAAATAAGTTAAGAGACTTATGTAAACAATATCAATATGTATTGCATAGTTATAATACATCACAAGAACAATTAGCTAATAAAGCTATTGAAGTAGCTAGTTCCTATTGGGAaccatttaataaattatcaaaaattatttctcaaatagatatattttgttcttttGCTTATGTAATATCACAATGTATATCTACATATGTTAGACCAATTGTTGAACAACATGGAAAGATacttgaaataaaaaattcaagGCATCCCTTAGTTGAAGcaaattatttacaaaCAAAGAATTTTATACCAAATGATATACATAtggataaagaaaataatcgattaaatattatcacTGGTCCAAATATGGGAGGAAAAAGTACATATATAAGACAAATAGCTATAATATCCTTAATGGCACACATTGGCTGTTTTGTTCCTAGCACATATGCAAAAATACCGATTTTTTCTCAAATTATGTGTAGAATCGGTTCATCAGATATTCAATTAAAAGGAAtatctacatttttttccGAAATGATTGAAGTATCGgcaattataaaaaatgctgATAGTGATACTTTAGTTATTATTGATGAATTAGGAAGAGGAACATCAACATATGAAGGATTTGGTATTAGTTGGTCTGTTgctaattatttattaaataacataaaatgCTTGTGCTTATTTGCAACTCATTTCCATGAAATATCAAATTTAGAGGATGAACATACCGCTGTCTCAAATAATCATGTGTCCGCAAAAATTGAtgaagcaaaaaaaaaaatatcatttcTTTACGAAATTAAAAAGGGATTTGCAGATAAAAGTTATGGGGTACATGTAGCACAAATAGCGAAGCTACCTCAGAAAGTTATTGACAAATCATTTGAAAAATCAAAAGAATTAGAAtcaattgaaaataaacattattttaaaaacaaactTAAAAGTAACAATGATAACAATTCAAGCGAATATGACCAAGCAAAAACTGAAATACACAACAAATGTGAGGCATGTTTAAAGGAGGTATTCAAAGCAAGTAATGAACAAGAATTTATTtcactttttaaaaaaaacaaagacTTCTTAGttgaattatttgaaaatgataattttagTTCCTTGTGA